DNA from Megalops cyprinoides isolate fMegCyp1 chromosome 14, fMegCyp1.pri, whole genome shotgun sequence:
GTATAGAAAGGGACACATAAAACTAATTGTATATTTGataacatttcttttcttcctttaaataaaaagcaacaaaggTATAAGAATCTTGTAGTGATAAGGAACCCACAATATAAAATTACATGATACAAAATATTAGCAACACGTCATACGATAAATATACAATGAAAAGCAGGTAGTTTGTACAAAAGTACCAAATGCCTCTAATTAGATTAATTATGCCATACCCAACGCTGACTATGAGAACGTTTACATTGTCGTGGTGTCATGACCGCAAGTCTGAATAAGTCTCTCTGTGGTCAGCAGGTGGCAGTATATATCAGATAATTTATCGAGTAAAAATTCAATTGTTTACTCCTCACAAACGCACTGAATTTGTTATAGTAGGTACGTCGGAGATAGTTTACATGTTGATTAAGAGTAGACTGCAATTTGTAAGTCCATCGTCAGTCATCAAATAGTCTAAACAGATGTTTGCTCAGTAGGACGTGTAGTAGCCTACTTTGTCTAGCCCACTCAGTTCTAATTCTTGTCTTGAATTTGCTGGCATATGAACGCTCAGGGTTTTGAATTAAGGCTGCTTTGGTTGGAGCTCTCCTGGCTCTGATTGGTGGCTTTGGCGTCCTTGTCTAACAGCGGGACGCAGGTGCAGCCCACGGCGATGGAGACGTAGCTCTCGACGTAGGCGTGGCGGCCGCCGGCGCAGGTCCCAGTGCGCCGCAGGATGACAGAGGGCATGAAGACCGGGGTGCTGCGGTACTTCTCGCTCTCCTCTCCGTTCGGACCAGTCAGACATCCCTTGCACAAGCAGTACGCTTCGGGGATGAACCGTGGGTATCTCGCGGGATCGTGTGAAATTCTGCTTGCAGCGACGGGAAAATAACACAGGCTATATGAATCACCCAGACCTAACCCtactttatttacttacttacttattttcCCAACTAGTCACTATGTGCACAAAAGCAGAGTTATACAGCCTATTGATAGCTTAAAAATGCCACAAATATAATagacaaaaatgtcatttgtcctttaaatatttcacattcgGAAATGAATGGTGTGCTTACCTGTACGCCCAGGGGGAGATGCTCAGCATATTGACAGGAACCCGAGACTTACTGTCCGGACCGGGACGCCCCGCCGATGGGCAGGTCAGGTTCTCCCTCTCCTGGGGCGCGAGTTGCAGAGTGTGGTGGAAGGCGCTTAGAACACCGACCGAGAGCCGCCCAAACATCTGCTCCAGGATCTCCTCCGGTAAGTCCAGGCACGGGCGGGAGCGTGGCGGTTTTTTCTGCACCTTCGGACCAGACGCGACCTCGCTGGACAGCAGCGCCAGAAGGAACAGGGGGATGTAAGGCAGACCAAGCATTGCTGCGCACTGGAACACAGTCAGAGTAAAGAATCAAAATGATAACAGACGCAAGGCAAATGTATCTAAATTAGTTTATCTTGGCTGTGGTAGAAAACTAATtccatatatttacaatattcgTAGAAAAGCGGTCCACAAAAAAATGGCATCAAAAATCGCAAATATATGCGcgcatttgttttccttctaGAACGCCCTAAACTTGTTAAATACGCAGTAGGT
Protein-coding regions in this window:
- the LOC118789453 gene encoding interleukin-17D-like → MLGLPYIPLFLLALLSSEVASGPKVQKKPPRSRPCLDLPEEILEQMFGRLSVGVLSAFHHTLQLAPQERENLTCPSAGRPGPDSKSRVPVNMLSISPWAYRISHDPARYPRFIPEAYCLCKGCLTGPNGEESEKYRSTPVFMPSVILRRTGTCAGGRHAYVESYVSIAVGCTCVPLLDKDAKATNQSQESSNQSSLNSKP